In Deinococcus betulae, one DNA window encodes the following:
- a CDS encoding M23 family metallopeptidase — translation MMRRTALLAALLLVGGAAAYTVKPGDTLYSIARRSGTTVEALVRLNSLKGTTLEVGQTLQLSGAAAPTPALTARPAPLPAAQLAPTPSTVRIAGVNITVPASLRMGEAFVLRLSGARAGQATVRFPSEVGEDVRQPAEALKPIGAAGEYAVPGRVVLGKTTPVVYEVTLDGALVRGRIPVNSLEQPIQHLNLPARISGVLQDPARQAEDALVEKAYARRTTQAWTRPFAPALEGVRPTSSSFGQPRTYVAGGPVAYHFGTDYPARSGTPVLAVNDGTVVIAGRYPVRGGLVVIDHGAGVTSLYFHQSRVTAKVGQKVSRGDKLGEVGTTGLSAGPHLHLEIRVRGEGTNPAGWMNRLWPR, via the coding sequence ATGATGCGCCGCACTGCCCTGCTGGCCGCCCTGCTCCTGGTGGGCGGCGCGGCGGCCTACACCGTCAAGCCTGGCGACACCCTGTATTCCATTGCGCGGCGGAGCGGCACCACTGTCGAGGCCCTCGTGCGCCTGAACAGCCTGAAGGGCACCACGCTGGAAGTGGGCCAGACCTTGCAGCTGTCTGGTGCGGCGGCCCCCACACCGGCCCTGACCGCCCGGCCCGCACCTTTACCCGCCGCGCAACTGGCCCCCACACCGTCCACCGTCCGCATTGCTGGCGTCAACATCACAGTGCCGGCCAGCCTGCGCATGGGCGAGGCGTTCGTGCTGCGTTTAAGCGGCGCGCGGGCCGGGCAGGCCACCGTCCGTTTTCCCAGTGAGGTGGGCGAGGATGTGCGCCAGCCTGCCGAGGCCCTTAAGCCCATCGGCGCGGCGGGCGAATACGCCGTGCCGGGCCGGGTGGTGCTGGGCAAGACCACCCCGGTGGTGTACGAGGTGACCCTGGACGGGGCGCTGGTGCGTGGGCGTATCCCTGTCAATAGCCTGGAGCAGCCTATTCAGCACCTGAATCTGCCTGCGCGCATCAGTGGGGTGCTGCAGGACCCCGCCCGGCAGGCAGAAGACGCGCTGGTGGAAAAGGCCTATGCCCGGCGCACCACGCAGGCCTGGACCCGGCCTTTCGCCCCGGCACTGGAGGGGGTCAGGCCCACTAGCAGCTCGTTTGGGCAGCCGCGCACCTATGTGGCGGGTGGTCCGGTGGCTTACCACTTTGGCACCGATTACCCGGCGCGCAGCGGCACACCCGTACTGGCGGTCAACGACGGCACGGTGGTGATCGCCGGGCGCTACCCCGTGCGTGGCGGCCTGGTGGTCATTGACCACGGCGCCGGGGTGACCAGCCTGTACTTCCACCAGAGTCGCGTGACGGCCAAGGTCGGCCAGAAGGTCAGCCGGGGCGACAAACTGGGCGAGGTGGGGACCACCGGCCTGAGCGCCGGTCCCCACCTGCACCTGGAAATCCGGGTGCGCGGTGAGGGCACCAATCCGGCGGGCTGGATGAACCGCCTGTGGCCCAGATAG
- a CDS encoding iron chaperone, producing the protein MPEKTRQKAAATAGFTEDERAAMQERAAELKREARRPRGAKTDETAEVLAKIAEMSEPDRDLATRLHALILASAPVLSPRLWYGMPAYTKNGKVVCFFQSGQKFKARYATLGFSDAAALDDGTLWPTAFALTELTADHETRISELVKRAVG; encoded by the coding sequence ATGCCGGAAAAGACACGTCAGAAAGCCGCCGCCACAGCCGGTTTTACTGAGGACGAACGCGCCGCCATGCAAGAGCGCGCTGCCGAACTGAAGCGCGAAGCCCGCCGCCCACGCGGGGCAAAGACTGATGAAACAGCCGAGGTGCTGGCCAAGATCGCCGAGATGTCAGAGCCAGACCGCGACCTGGCCACGCGGCTGCACGCGCTGATTCTGGCCAGCGCCCCGGTCCTGTCACCCCGCCTGTGGTACGGCATGCCCGCCTATACCAAAAACGGCAAGGTGGTCTGCTTCTTTCAGAGTGGGCAGAAGTTCAAGGCCCGCTACGCAACCCTGGGCTTCAGCGACGCGGCGGCCCTGGATGACGGGACCCTCTGGCCCACCGCTTTTGCCCTGACCGAGCTGACTGCCGATCACGAGACCAGAATCAGCGAACTGGTGAAGCGGGCAGTCGGTTAA
- a CDS encoding VOC family protein, with protein MTLTVHQTFLPHTDPDASLAFYRDALGFEVHSQVEYGGLHWITVGSVQQVGVSIVLYPPAATPGVTPDEGRTIAEMMAKGTYAALVLATPDLDSTFERLQAQADVVQEPTEQPYGVRDCAFRDPAGNLIRIQERR; from the coding sequence ATGACCCTGACCGTTCACCAGACTTTTCTGCCGCACACCGACCCTGACGCCTCACTGGCCTTCTACCGGGACGCCCTGGGCTTTGAGGTTCACAGCCAGGTGGAATACGGCGGCCTGCACTGGATTACGGTGGGGTCGGTCCAGCAGGTCGGCGTGTCTATCGTGCTGTATCCGCCGGCGGCCACCCCAGGCGTGACGCCAGATGAGGGGCGCACCATTGCCGAGATGATGGCCAAGGGCACCTACGCGGCCCTGGTGCTGGCCACCCCGGACCTGGACAGCACTTTTGAGCGCCTGCAGGCCCAGGCTGACGTGGTTCAGGAGCCGACAGAGCAGCCGTATGGTGTGCGGGACTGCGCGTTCCGCGACCCCGCTGGCAACCTGATTCGCATTCAGGAACGCCGCTAA